A part of Colius striatus isolate bColStr4 chromosome 13, bColStr4.1.hap1, whole genome shotgun sequence genomic DNA contains:
- the ARL13A gene encoding ADP-ribosylation factor-like protein 13A: MFHLFSHCWSWLQAIQEPIRKVTLLVVGLDNAGKTSVIMDIERALPGEVLPAAQPGQTRLRLDRFEVTLLELPGAQRYRSTWRSHYSSAHGLLFILDSSDLARMEEARKVLSRVLSHPDISGKPILL, from the exons ATGTTCCACCTCTTCTCCCACTGCTGGTCGTGGCTGCAGGCCATACAGGAACCCATCAG GAAGGTGACCCTCCTTGTCGTGGGGCTGGACAACGCGGGGAAAACCTCTGTCATTATGGACATAGAGAGAG CGCTGCCCGGTGAGGTGCTGCCTGCGGCGCAGCCCGGCCAGACCCGCCTGCGGCTGGACAGGTTCGAGGTGACGCTGCTGGAGCTGCCCGGGGCCCAGCGCTACCGCAGCACTTGGCGCAGCCACTACAGCTCAGCCCACGGGCTGCTCTTCATCCTGGACTCGAGTGATCTGGCCCGGATGGAGGAGGCCCGCAAGGTCCTGAGCCGTGTCCTGAGCCACCCTGATATCTCTGGGAAGCCCATTTTACTGTAA